A window from Catharus ustulatus isolate bCatUst1 chromosome 14, bCatUst1.pri.v2, whole genome shotgun sequence encodes these proteins:
- the LOC117003121 gene encoding wiskott-Aldrich syndrome protein family member 3-like isoform X1 translates to MPLVKRNIEPRHLCRGALPDGVTSELECVTNSTLAAIIKQLGSLSRHAEDIFGELFNEANSFYMRMNSLQERVDLLVIKVTQLDSTVEEVSLQDINMRKAFKSSTVQNQQVVSRNSIPNPVMEMYQRCDKPPPLNILTPYRDDKKDGLKFYTDPSYFFNLWKEKMLQATEDKRKEKRRQKEQRLVEDSTREVKKVRKARNRRLEWNMMAYDKEFRPDNRFSPSPYHMASSEGSLSPDNRSYASDAADHSYPASPNHPAQLLAPAAHLAPAEHKEGVLAATNPPEHVFRPATGSRQNSLTRLQQPHAPPPPEAVLNGPRPHLVKDYGPQPVPMAEYFVPPAPPPPPPVIPSAQTAFDSPISAPPALAPGSAAPPSYAPSPPPAPPGPYSASPPQTGPMGPPVAPPPPPPGPPAVSASPAHSASPPAPALEPRKPQIPLMPMSDARSDLLAAIRRGIQLRKVQEQWEQEAKKEPVGNDVATILSRRIAVEYSESDDDSELDENEWSD, encoded by the exons ATGCCGCTGGTGAAGAGGAACATCGAGCCCCGGCACCTGTGCCGGGGGGCCCTTCCCGATGGGGTGACGAGTGAGCTGGAGTGTGTCACCAACAGCACCCTGGCTGCCATCATCAAACAGCTGGGCAGCCTCA GCAGGCACGCAGAGGACATCTTTGGAGAGCTGTTCAACGAAGCCAACAGCTTCTACATGAGGATGAACTCACTGCAGGAGAGGGTGGACCTGCTGGTCATCAAGGTGACACAGCTGGACTCCACCGTGGAGGAAG TTTCGCTGCAGGACATCAACATGAGGAAAGCCTTCAAGAGCTCCACGGTGCAGAACCAGCAGGTCGTGTCCCGCAACTCCATCCCCAACCCGGTGATGGAGATGTACCAGCGCTGCGACAAGCCTCCGCCGCTCAACATCCTCACACCCTACAG GGATGACAAGAAGGATGGCCTCAAATTCTACACTGACCCCTCCTACTTCTTCAACTTATGGAAGGAGAAGATGCTGCAGGCGACAGAAGacaagaggaaggagaagcGCAGGCAGAAG GAGCAGCGGCTGGTGGAGGATTCCACCCGGGAGGTGAAGAAAGTGAGGAAAGCCCGCAACCGGCGCCTGGAGTGGAACATGATGGCGTATGATAAAGAGTTCCGGCCGGATAACAGGTTCTCACCATCCCCCTATCACATGGCGTCATCGgaaggatcactgtccccagatAATAG atcCTACGCCTCGGACGCTGCCGACCACTCGTACCCGGCCAGCCCCAAccaccctgcacagctgctggcccctgcagcccacctggccccagcAGAGCACAAGGAGGGGGTGCTGGCGGCCACCAACCCCCCGGAGCACGTGTTCCGACCGGCCACGGGCAGTCGGCAGAACAGCCTGACccggctgcagcagccccacgcgccgccgccccccgaGGCCGTCCTCAACGGGCCCAGACCCCACCTAGTCAAGGATTACGG CCCGCAGCCGGTGCCCATGGCCGAGTACTTCgtcccgccggccccgccgccgccgccgcccgtcATCCCATCGGCGCAGACCGCCTTCGACAGCCCCATCTCGGCTCCCCCCGCGCTGGCCCCTGGCTCGGCCGCTCCCCCATCCTACGCCCCCTCAccgccccccgctccccccgggCCCTACTCCGCCTCCCCACCGCAGACCGGCCCCATGGGACCCCCGGTGGCCCCTCCGCCGCCTCCGCCCGGGCCCCCGGCCGTGTCCGCCTCCCCGGCGCACTCCGCCTCGCCGCCCGCACCCGCCCTGGAGCCGCGCAAGCCGCAGATCCCGCTGATGCCCATGAGCGACGCCCGCAGCGACCTGCTGGCCGCCATCCGCAGGG GAATCCAACTCCGGAAGGTCCAGGAGCAGTGGGAACAAGAGGCCAAAAAAGAGCCCGTGGGCAATGACGTGGCGACGATCCTGTCGCGCCGGATCGCGGTGGAGTACAGCGAATCCGACGACGACTCCGAGCTGGACGAGAACGAGTGGTCGGACTGA
- the LOC117003121 gene encoding wiskott-Aldrich syndrome protein family member 3-like isoform X2: MPLVKRNIEPRHLCRGALPDGVTSELECVTNSTLAAIIKQLGSLSRHAEDIFGELFNEANSFYMRMNSLQERVDLLVIKVTQLDSTVEEVSLQDINMRKAFKSSTVQNQQVVSRNSIPNPVMEMYQRCDKPPPLNILTPYRDDKKDGLKFYTDPSYFFNLWKEKMLQATEDKRKEKRRQKEQRLVEDSTREVKKVRKARNRRLEWNMMAYDKEFRPDNRSYASDAADHSYPASPNHPAQLLAPAAHLAPAEHKEGVLAATNPPEHVFRPATGSRQNSLTRLQQPHAPPPPEAVLNGPRPHLVKDYGPQPVPMAEYFVPPAPPPPPPVIPSAQTAFDSPISAPPALAPGSAAPPSYAPSPPPAPPGPYSASPPQTGPMGPPVAPPPPPPGPPAVSASPAHSASPPAPALEPRKPQIPLMPMSDARSDLLAAIRRGIQLRKVQEQWEQEAKKEPVGNDVATILSRRIAVEYSESDDDSELDENEWSD; the protein is encoded by the exons ATGCCGCTGGTGAAGAGGAACATCGAGCCCCGGCACCTGTGCCGGGGGGCCCTTCCCGATGGGGTGACGAGTGAGCTGGAGTGTGTCACCAACAGCACCCTGGCTGCCATCATCAAACAGCTGGGCAGCCTCA GCAGGCACGCAGAGGACATCTTTGGAGAGCTGTTCAACGAAGCCAACAGCTTCTACATGAGGATGAACTCACTGCAGGAGAGGGTGGACCTGCTGGTCATCAAGGTGACACAGCTGGACTCCACCGTGGAGGAAG TTTCGCTGCAGGACATCAACATGAGGAAAGCCTTCAAGAGCTCCACGGTGCAGAACCAGCAGGTCGTGTCCCGCAACTCCATCCCCAACCCGGTGATGGAGATGTACCAGCGCTGCGACAAGCCTCCGCCGCTCAACATCCTCACACCCTACAG GGATGACAAGAAGGATGGCCTCAAATTCTACACTGACCCCTCCTACTTCTTCAACTTATGGAAGGAGAAGATGCTGCAGGCGACAGAAGacaagaggaaggagaagcGCAGGCAGAAG GAGCAGCGGCTGGTGGAGGATTCCACCCGGGAGGTGAAGAAAGTGAGGAAAGCCCGCAACCGGCGCCTGGAGTGGAACATGATGGCGTATGATAAAGAGTTCCGGCCGGATAACAG atcCTACGCCTCGGACGCTGCCGACCACTCGTACCCGGCCAGCCCCAAccaccctgcacagctgctggcccctgcagcccacctggccccagcAGAGCACAAGGAGGGGGTGCTGGCGGCCACCAACCCCCCGGAGCACGTGTTCCGACCGGCCACGGGCAGTCGGCAGAACAGCCTGACccggctgcagcagccccacgcgccgccgccccccgaGGCCGTCCTCAACGGGCCCAGACCCCACCTAGTCAAGGATTACGG CCCGCAGCCGGTGCCCATGGCCGAGTACTTCgtcccgccggccccgccgccgccgccgcccgtcATCCCATCGGCGCAGACCGCCTTCGACAGCCCCATCTCGGCTCCCCCCGCGCTGGCCCCTGGCTCGGCCGCTCCCCCATCCTACGCCCCCTCAccgccccccgctccccccgggCCCTACTCCGCCTCCCCACCGCAGACCGGCCCCATGGGACCCCCGGTGGCCCCTCCGCCGCCTCCGCCCGGGCCCCCGGCCGTGTCCGCCTCCCCGGCGCACTCCGCCTCGCCGCCCGCACCCGCCCTGGAGCCGCGCAAGCCGCAGATCCCGCTGATGCCCATGAGCGACGCCCGCAGCGACCTGCTGGCCGCCATCCGCAGGG GAATCCAACTCCGGAAGGTCCAGGAGCAGTGGGAACAAGAGGCCAAAAAAGAGCCCGTGGGCAATGACGTGGCGACGATCCTGTCGCGCCGGATCGCGGTGGAGTACAGCGAATCCGACGACGACTCCGAGCTGGACGAGAACGAGTGGTCGGACTGA
- the LOC117003121 gene encoding wiskott-Aldrich syndrome protein family member 3-like isoform X3, which yields MRMNSLQERVDLLVIKVTQLDSTVEEVSLQDINMRKAFKSSTVQNQQVVSRNSIPNPVMEMYQRCDKPPPLNILTPYRDDKKDGLKFYTDPSYFFNLWKEKMLQATEDKRKEKRRQKEQRLVEDSTREVKKVRKARNRRLEWNMMAYDKEFRPDNRFSPSPYHMASSEGSLSPDNRSYASDAADHSYPASPNHPAQLLAPAAHLAPAEHKEGVLAATNPPEHVFRPATGSRQNSLTRLQQPHAPPPPEAVLNGPRPHLVKDYGPQPVPMAEYFVPPAPPPPPPVIPSAQTAFDSPISAPPALAPGSAAPPSYAPSPPPAPPGPYSASPPQTGPMGPPVAPPPPPPGPPAVSASPAHSASPPAPALEPRKPQIPLMPMSDARSDLLAAIRRGIQLRKVQEQWEQEAKKEPVGNDVATILSRRIAVEYSESDDDSELDENEWSD from the exons ATGAGGATGAACTCACTGCAGGAGAGGGTGGACCTGCTGGTCATCAAGGTGACACAGCTGGACTCCACCGTGGAGGAAG TTTCGCTGCAGGACATCAACATGAGGAAAGCCTTCAAGAGCTCCACGGTGCAGAACCAGCAGGTCGTGTCCCGCAACTCCATCCCCAACCCGGTGATGGAGATGTACCAGCGCTGCGACAAGCCTCCGCCGCTCAACATCCTCACACCCTACAG GGATGACAAGAAGGATGGCCTCAAATTCTACACTGACCCCTCCTACTTCTTCAACTTATGGAAGGAGAAGATGCTGCAGGCGACAGAAGacaagaggaaggagaagcGCAGGCAGAAG GAGCAGCGGCTGGTGGAGGATTCCACCCGGGAGGTGAAGAAAGTGAGGAAAGCCCGCAACCGGCGCCTGGAGTGGAACATGATGGCGTATGATAAAGAGTTCCGGCCGGATAACAGGTTCTCACCATCCCCCTATCACATGGCGTCATCGgaaggatcactgtccccagatAATAG atcCTACGCCTCGGACGCTGCCGACCACTCGTACCCGGCCAGCCCCAAccaccctgcacagctgctggcccctgcagcccacctggccccagcAGAGCACAAGGAGGGGGTGCTGGCGGCCACCAACCCCCCGGAGCACGTGTTCCGACCGGCCACGGGCAGTCGGCAGAACAGCCTGACccggctgcagcagccccacgcgccgccgccccccgaGGCCGTCCTCAACGGGCCCAGACCCCACCTAGTCAAGGATTACGG CCCGCAGCCGGTGCCCATGGCCGAGTACTTCgtcccgccggccccgccgccgccgccgcccgtcATCCCATCGGCGCAGACCGCCTTCGACAGCCCCATCTCGGCTCCCCCCGCGCTGGCCCCTGGCTCGGCCGCTCCCCCATCCTACGCCCCCTCAccgccccccgctccccccgggCCCTACTCCGCCTCCCCACCGCAGACCGGCCCCATGGGACCCCCGGTGGCCCCTCCGCCGCCTCCGCCCGGGCCCCCGGCCGTGTCCGCCTCCCCGGCGCACTCCGCCTCGCCGCCCGCACCCGCCCTGGAGCCGCGCAAGCCGCAGATCCCGCTGATGCCCATGAGCGACGCCCGCAGCGACCTGCTGGCCGCCATCCGCAGGG GAATCCAACTCCGGAAGGTCCAGGAGCAGTGGGAACAAGAGGCCAAAAAAGAGCCCGTGGGCAATGACGTGGCGACGATCCTGTCGCGCCGGATCGCGGTGGAGTACAGCGAATCCGACGACGACTCCGAGCTGGACGAGAACGAGTGGTCGGACTGA